The Humulus lupulus chromosome 7, drHumLupu1.1, whole genome shotgun sequence region TGATGAGCCTCAGTCCGTAAGGATGCTGTCACACACTAATTCAAATTTCCAAAGGTCATAGGGGCAAGTGGACCCAACATTGAAGGGTTTAAGTGACGGAGGAACTGCTCAATAAAAAGAGGTTGATCGACCGTACCGACATAAGCATAGGAAGATAATTCTACAAATTTCATGTAGAACTCATTCAATCACATCCATCATTATCTAGTAATTTTGTGATCTCATCCACCTATCATTGATCTCAAGTAATCAAATAACCCAATCAAGTCCTCCTATGAGATGGGTTAAAATGTTGTTCCTTGAAAACCCTTCACAAAATTTCCTCAAGTCACCCCTTCAGTTCATCTCATCCTACTTAAGGCTTCCTACCAATCCGGTGCTCTCCTTTCCAACTTGGGCACATTAAAATTTACATGATACTCTTTAGGTGTTCCCCTAATGTTTAAACTCTTCTTTATCTGCCTCGACCATCTTTCAGCAACCATGGAATCCTTTCCACCTTTAGACTTAGGCATTTGAATCCGATGGAAGATCTGGAAGTGATTGCTCTGTCGGGCAGCTGGATCCATCTGTTGGGCAGGAATGCCTCTTAAAGCCTCAAGAATGGCGTTCACAGGGAATGCAACTGGCAGAGAGGGAACCTCAGCCTCAAGGACATCATCTGCAGGCCTTCACCTTATTGTCCTTCCTTTCGGAGGCATTTTCTTAGGTCAGTAAATCAAAAGCTAACTAGTTAGTGAGGAATGGATGCTATCTATATACATACGCCTTTATAGATcaaaatactttattttaaaataaatttaatctatttggtgacacactccGAGGTATTTAAACTAGGTGCTTTGATACCATTTTTctgtcacgacccgagccctaggccgtgacaaatttgtaatatccataacttcggtagtcaaaggtcaaactttgacccttgttggaaaatattctttataaatgatcatttaatttatattaaatagtactataattataagttaaaataatggaATAGCTCCTATAATTatgtataaaaatattagtgataaaagcatgatcatttatcattatacatagaacacAATAAAATTCccacagttatgtaatcaccaaacagttaaatttaataagtcataaacacccaaaataatacttagcatccaccattcctcattccTAACTATTACATAACTAATTTAGATATACACACCATTATGTTCcaaattaattacatatataatgttcaaaagataggactatggcactaaacacattgacttcatcaataattcaccttatCCACAATCGCGTCACTAGgatcctggaatgggagagatataggggttgagcttataaagcccagtaggaaaacaactaTTAACATAGGACCCAAGAGTTTAATAAAACCCTTGCTTGGTTAGCTtttcaaaacaaaacatacatcatcatgtataaaccaaaatagagagaaaccacaaataatcataagagcatagctataAGTGCACATCACaacgtccactagatccctagttcccgttacccaccatagaaaaatcgacatcctaaaccgggtagccggacctgataaccaccacaaggggaggctcagaacacttcctgtatacagatacTAGGTCTTTACACTTACATGTGattggacacctgatctacctatgatgacacagagactaggtcatGAAATAATAAattgcacaaatcatgatcactatgactctcatcggtataaccaaatgcaggtaaacatgaaatgaaataaacatattccctttatattttagaaaattaggtagcataacagctgcatttgaataaaacccaaaaatcatagcCTGCATAAataagtaaaaaatatatatatttggcactcagtgccctcagaacagataagaaaacatgcagattaagttttcaatttttcaaacattttataaatatcaaaattggaatatgtttaatgcaattcaatacgagtaaaataagtccaatagtcaagttgagtccctacctccttagaattttcaatctgagcccaaagcaacgctcctaagcttaacgattatcctagagtgatttaatccgattttaatatcacatttttcctacgtgcaccaaatgagcaaacgattatcatcattgcattcctcattcaaaatcgtgtccaatgacatataatatgaccatatttaaatttcaagtttcggaacctcacccaagcggtgtACAGTAGCAGTTGATATCGGCAGTGAGCGGTGTACCGGAAACGTcaatgaatatatgcatggcatatatcaaaatgatcctcTCGATGATGACATCACGAAAGTACAGCTCCTTTGCCCAAATGACCTCCGGTGTCGCCGGAAAATGCTTCCAAAAGGGGCAAAGATACCCAAAATGTCGCCGGAGAAAAATGCCGAGTTGACCGGAATGACTTAGTGGGAAACGTTCCTCTCGTGACGCTGATTCCAATGGTGCCACCCACTCGCCGAATGGTGGTCGGAATTCGCCGGAAAGTCACCTCAAAGTTTTGACAGCAAAACTTTGGAATGGTTGTACGGGCGAGTCCTTGCTCCGATGGTCACCAAACTTTGGGATTGCCGTCGTCGCCGGTCTGGGAAGCTGCAGCACTGGCACGTGTCGGAAATGGTGGTCGGCGGTGGTTGGGTCTGGTGTCCTTGCCGTGGTTGGTTTGGagagaaaacaaaggaaagaaaagaaaaagaaaaagagagaagaagaagaagaagaaggagaggcttcagagagagagaaggggaaagaagaagaaaaggaaaaagggAGTCCTGACTCCTTTACTCAGGTGGGTCCCACccacattaaaaaaataataatacatttttttttctttttctgagtccctatatttccattgaggcaacatATTATTTCTAACATTTCCAAATTATTTATGTAGTATTattaaaaaactagcaagaaaatATTCGAACTTCTGAGAATGACTTCTATTTTAGGTTTAAAACTATTCTATTGTATCCACCCTAAAAAGggaaaaacaaaaccaaaacaacaaaacaattaagcttacaaaataaaattacttttaaaagattaattaacaacaaaaaaaaaagaataaggcATTTGCATGTTAACAAAGCTTGCCTCCAAGTTTGAGTAAGGACTCAACAATTAATCCCCCACAGACCCGTTAGTCCACGTGTCACCATCCCCACGACTTCAAATGTTGATGTCATGACCTCCACGACATATTCGAATTAAGATCTTTTGTCAAATTATTGTGTCCCATAATGTGTCAAACCAATATAATACCGACACTTcactcaattttcatttcattaaaaaaatattaacttCCCTAACAATATGAGGTGTCAAAATTAAATAAGGTGTCAAAATTTTATTGATTGGACACATTATCCTCTTATCACTAATCTCTTATAATTTCATTATTATAAacctctttttcttttcttttctttctttctttctcaaaGAACCTGTTAACGAACTTGTAGAGTCTGTTAGCAACAGTTAGAGTCAGGGAATATTCGTTAATATCTGTTGTAACTAATTCTTGTAAGCTCTCAATTGTTTCGACCACCAATATAAATACTAGTGTGTCAAGCTCACGAGAAAGAGCTTCGCACAATTCAATCCATTCTCTACTTTGTTCATTTCCTATTTTCTCTTCTTGAGCTTTCTTGCACCTCAAAACCTAAATTTCCTTCTCCAACTTAACAACCTTACACACCATGATGACAAACTCCAATTTCCGGTTATCCAAACGGGAAATGAAGGCCATTCTTTTCGTGTTACTTCTGTTGCTGGCGGCGTTATCCTACAATGGAGCTCAGTCGCCGGGAAACCCTCAAAATAACACGAATGGGTATAACCCGTGGGGTTTACCGACAGCTTACAACATCGCGTATGCCATGTTTGGACTACTAGCCATCATGTTTCTGGGGCTGTTCTTCGCCTACTGCTGCTGCGGATGCCGATGCGGAGGCGGAGGGCTCGATGCCGCAGTTCTTGAGACGTTCCCGACCCTTGAGTATTCGGAGGCGATGAGGCTCCAGATTGGACGTGGCGAGGAGCTGAATTGCGGCGTGTGTCTGTTTGAGTTCAAAGACCATGAAATGCTGCGTTTTATCCCCAATTGCAATCACGTTTTCCACGCCCATTGTATTGATAAGTGGCTCAAGTCGCACACCGATTGTCCCTTATGCCGAGTTGATCTGGTACACGGAGCCAACGTGCCCCTACACCGACCCGAGTTCCCCAACGAGACAGAAATGGAATCTCAAAGCAACGCCGCTGCAGTCGAACCTACGGTTCAAGAAAGAGCTCAAGAACAACTTCCGGCGTTAGTACCCGCTACGGTGTCCGATGATTCAATTAGAAGCCGTATAAGTGGATTTCGATCAAGAATGACACAACGATTTCTCCGGCGGTCTCAATCGACCGGCTACTCGTTTTTCCGGGCGGGCGAGAACACTGAGCGGTTCACTTTGAGGCTATCCGCCGAGGTGAGGAATAACATACTGAACCGTCAATTGGAACGAACCAGTAGCCAAGTGGTGTTGCCTAGAGAAAGCAGCTCGAGGCACGTGGACCGAGGCGGTGGAGAAGGGACTAGCAGAAGTGGGCCGACTACGTCGTCGAACAGTTGAAATTTCACGATGAGAAATCGCCATTGGTAGGGCAAAATTATAGTGTAGAGATCTCATTGGATGGAATTACGACGAACGAATTTTTTATTACAATGCTATATATAGGATATTCTTTTTTATGAAAGCTAGGGCTTCAAAGGCTAATTAATGTCTGTATACACATATGTACTTTGATTTGATGCTTAATGTACGTAATATGGCTTtcattatataaacatatataatatgAACGTTTCAGTAGAGTTATTTTGCTTCTTTCATTTGACCTTGATATTACAGTTATACCACTCAAAATATACGCAAAAGAGAATGTATTCAAAATTGATTTATAAATTACCACaagaaaaaagtaaaaaaaaaagatttatagATTAATATTTTGACTAAACTCAAATCTTCATGTGAGTATAATTAAAATTAGGGAAATTCCCTTGTAATACTAACTTTTTGCTATAAAATTTCAATTTTACTGTCCAAGTTTTACTCTTTCATATTTATATTGCATTTTTTTCAATTATAATGTttcattaatttaaaattttcaaaaataaaatctcGCTTGAAGCTAAGGGCTGATTTCCGACCACCCTCCTAGATCCGCAGTTCTAAAGTCATCGTCGTTGACTGAGGGCCCGAATGATGGCGTGGTTGCGGTGAGTGGCGTGGACTTGGTTGGAACGACAACGGAGAACGTGAATGGGCGTCTCTAAGCACGTGGATGGGTAGTGATGGTTTGCTCGAGAGGTCTGGGCAAGGTGGTCGGCTAGAACGTGGATGAGTCTTTGTTTCATAGTGGTGAAGTGAGTGCGGCACACTGTATCTTAAGGTTGATATCTAAATCAATGTGTTCCTTGTTTTTATTTTCAATTGTTTTTGATATAGAAGAAAAGTTGTTGATTGGTTATCTATGTCAACGTCTCAATACCATGGTCTCTTTGTCTCTCAATCGATGTGTTTATTTAAACCAGACCACCCACAACCAGTCTCCCCTCCCCTCGATTAGTCCATCTCCTCAAAATCAATCTTCTTCTTTCATTATGTTTTCATGCTACACAAACAACAAGAACAAGACACAGGAAAATGAGTTCTTTCTGAAGAATGGAGCTGCAGTGTTAGAGCAAACCATTCTTTTGTTTAATGGAAAAACTAATCGTCCTCTTCGGTCATACTCTTCTCAACAACTCAATAAGGCAATGCGCAACTTCGATTCTAGCAGACTGATACACCAGAGTAGGAACAACAAGTTGTATACAGGatcaattgatggagaagattgTGAAATTTCGGTGAAAAGGTTCTTGCCAATAAGTAAATAAGAAGATTTGAGAACGATTGCAAATGACGTTTCAGTGGCATCATAGATGAGTAACCACAAAAATGTTTTGAAGCTCTTGGGGTACTGCATTGAGACAGAGATGCCTACGTTGGTGTATGAGCTCCCGATTCATGGCAATCTCTCTCGTTTCGTCAAAACAAATGGTGAAGAAGCACCACTGCCATTTGAGACCAAGTTAAGGATTGGTATTTGAATAGAAAATGCACTTGCTTTTCTCCACCACAGCCATTCAAAGAACTTCATCTATCGAGACATACGTATCCAAATAGTGTTCTTAGACCaagactgtaatgccctggatagtcaatgccgttacactgtgtgtttataaaggtgcaagacttgctaatcaagtcttttagttagaaatgtgttactgaaactgtagttgaactagggttaaaatattttggccacaaaagctacattttatataataaaaaattcctttacatgggatcccataagtaATAATgttaaaagatagtttacaaaatttcaagacaAAAGTACAGCTTCTAGCCACTTTAAGGGAAAAACatacatttaggcttttcccgtcctgtaccactcctcgaccgtggcgatagatcagctgactatgtacattcagccccaaagctctccatttcaggactggtccactgtaatgccccaaatttcctaataaggctcaggaccttgattaggaggtcgggagggccataattgatttattatgatatttaatgataatatgcatgtttaggtgtattaaatgtgcatgtgaacccatttgtaattaattgggtgattttcatattttggccatttcgggaatttttggcatatatgtgaaatgggcgtggtgttttgttattatttggttatgccagggctacccagcacaagacgatcctaggaggtaagctagtgggaaagtcacaacgggacttaagcttgacttggagtaagtcaatgggtatttagagcattaccgggttattgggtaatgggaattaatatttggtgataaattgggagctagtaagatcagggggaaattctggaagttttgaccataatatccccgggggtgtttttgggaccccgagcactaggttttattggaagctacttaagcttgaagtaaccttttaagaaaataaaaagaacgttctgtacgttctctccctaaaagttcccttttcgtttcccgatcgcattttcgaaggtatcttgagttctaggactcggaatcaagaaaggatcgaggcatagcaatcctaaggagaattagaagcttattaaccggaggatttagttggaaacaactcaatcggaggtaattcaagtttaagttttaagtttttaagcttgaattggattttgtgaatcgttgagtttttagtttgttggagccttgggttttggtggttttggaccattggggagtttgggaactttgatttaatgatttgggaatgtttagacatgtttttgggaggttttagaaGGTTAAAAGCGAAGGAAAATGGCTGCCTcgaagttgggccgcgaccctgttcttgggcgcctcGGCctttgctcgatgaagcaggtgccctgatttgctcttgctgggcgccgcggcccttggtgttgggcgccgtggcgcttgcctctggttgtgctgggggccgcggctcaaggttctagggccgcgactcaggcatgcttttgagcccgtttgggtgttttgaccctgggaacatggttttaggcctcaggatcttTCCTACTACCTCGAtcagtgaggattgatgtcttggaggctaagttttagttcaaggattggttttagaacttgaactcattggatcaccatttttggttgtgactaggttaacactaaaggcttggaatcgggatcgtgcttgtggctcatttgttggtaacctgtgcttggaccaaaggtaagaaaactgcaccccatgtgtgacatgcatggctatgattgatgcatgttgaatgtttaaatgtaaacattgatagcataatgaatgcttggaaatcttgcccatttgcatatggttattattgaggcatgctggatgattaagtgtgatgcatgtgatgcacgagaaacatgtgattagggcatgccatgaacggtgaatatgagattggtcagagcttgagtctctgggtttttgcatgatcataattatgctatcaactgtttagtaagcatgctgaatgccctattcttggataattggcatatgagacacattgatagcattgcttacctgtgcatggtactaactaattagtcagatttggcaaaggtgctagtatcaactgtgaagctgtgactcattagtcaggttcggcagtggtactgggcactggtcacgttgcactgactcatcagtcagaattggcaaaggtgttagtatcaactttgaagctgtgactcattagtcaggttcggcagtggtactgggcactggtcacgttgcactgactcattagtcagaatggccttagcgtgtatcacgcaagccaacagagattagatctaatcgactttctgcattgaatgactcaaagagcattaatgccggaccgacctcaaggtcaatgaacattataagcgcttgaatgctagaggcttacccaacagccacccttctatttggattagtgacttgcttgtcagtcactcagtatggtttaccagaacctattgaaggctagaggcttacccaacaaccacccttccatttgaattagtgactcgcttgtcggtcactcagcatggtttatcggaacctcaagtgttgcgacactcatctgattaggattgacttgatagtcctctaATCAGGAGGCCAGGATTCCTTATCcaggataccccagcattgtttgaggtcatttgcatgcttgaataaagctatgtttgctaggcatgccaaatatggtttgatatcatgatatgactgtttatgagcatgtgagttttcttgctgggcttcggctcacgggtgctttgtggtgcaggtaaaggcaaaagaaagctgggccatccttgagttggagagcttaggtgatgacgtgtacatatgcagctgctcgaccaatacttgggcgaggtttgaaagtggaactagggctgaaccctgttttgccgcttagaacggcctgttgtaaacactttcttgtaatagactctgaaattatatttttgggatcccaatgtatacagtaaatgttctagtgaaacgttatatcttaaccaaagtttttaacccctaaaccgctaatcatgcttagttacacgtttatgaccaaacgactcgattagcgagtttagcactgtttgcaatgtgcactgtagcggtccctggagttggggcgttacatccactttgcccttgcctttacctgcaccacctagcacccgtgagccaaggccaagcaagaaaacacaataatagagcataatcatcaaacaaacaatcagataactcatacagtataatcatatactcaacaatccaaatataatcaagtattcagcataccaagttcatcatttcaccttaataaccaattcacatatgataaccagggtcaacgcccttaggtcgcaccctctatttatcccactgactccggcccgcttaaaccgagctcagtgaatatcaagctgtcctcatctaccagtggtcgagccgcgccctgtgtgcaaatattgattccggcactcttaggccgtttatcacatgtcccatggtgtaatacaatctatgacatcatagtagatatagggagctcttagtcccaacataatcacatatctgggtgtagttttcttacctttggattccggtagctttgatcaatggtgacacccctcaagcacgatcccttccgagccctagcttacacctagtcacggtcacaagttagagccataccaaacttcaattccaaaacctaacatTGGGACCAATcttgagccctcgggaagctataattccaccaaacggggtagtggaatcaaaccccgagcccctgggcaaaaaccctaagaaatatcccaaaaaccctattttggaaacagggtagcactacaatgccataaagagggcgctatagcgccaaAAATGCCCCaagcacccaagcctagcgctgtagcgccctaaggctagcgatacagtgctagtcacagccagacaacaCCCTGATTTCTCCTCTTcaaacttcctcgagccaaaaccctccaaaatccttccaaacctcaaccaaacaccaaaaaaagcctaccaacatctatatctcaccccatatgacccaaccatacaaaaatcaaccacatgcatcatcaaaccaagaaaaagccatatgattgatcttgaaactcaaaaactcaacagaaaacaacATAAACTTCAGAATTTAAGTGACCAAgttcagaatttcttaccttcaatagagaaattcgaccttaggctatcctccacacttccttagctttccctcctcaaaacctcagccttaattacctagaattcccatcaaaacccAGTTCAGAAATCcagttcaacaccaaaaccaaaactgaagaaaaccttgacaacttaccttaattggatgagtAACCTCTGCTATTCCTCAAGCTTAATCAAGGTCCCTAACTCCAAGCTTTAGCCCAAGCTCTCCCTAAGTTATAGCTCCAGAAGATCCTCAAGAAATGAAGAGGAAAGGCCAACCGAGTGAAAGAAAGGGGTTAGCTCTAggtgttttgtttttctttctttcctccttcttttccttttgtctctttccttcctttctttcagCTTCCACTGTAccctaaacattccactaagccTTAAAGATAGAAACAACTCTTATTccttataaaccaaatgaccatatttccctcccaataataattaaaccattgaatcattctaagggcattttggtcattactcctaattcccgctaattcctcgagtgtctctaatatttaccgcttacttcccaacacctaaataatcaccaattatattcctcaatatcaaacagactccaatatatttcctaaattcccagaaatacccccaggctcgccccgagccgggtataaatccccgccgtgactttttcgctaaaccgctcactaggatcgcctcgagtcacaagctatatatatatccacataataatgtggtatcaacaatttatcacagatatttaaatttatgccctcaacgggccaaaattacgaatatgcccttataacctaatcaaggcctacatgcatactaatacacatagtcatgcatcacatatatccaaataatcatataaacatgcttttaatcatttaaatcacataaaaaatccagttatgccctcccgacacactaatcaagacccttaagccctattagtaattttgggtcgttacaaaaaacTATGGTACCAAGCTGTTTGATTTTCAATCATCACTTCTGAGGCAAAACTCATGTAGATGTGGATCAGATTAATGGGATTGTAGGGTATATATCTCTTGAGGCATGTTTTCATGGACGTTATTTAGAAATGAGTGATGTCTATGGTTTTGGGGTTCTACTGTCCGAATTGTTGACAGGAAAGAATTTGGGACAACTACTTTGGTATATTTATGATTCGGCTGATAAGAATGACAGGATTGATTCTTAAAAACTTGAATTGGAGGCCAATATGTtgcaagaaaaagaagaaagaagaggtaAAATGATGGAATGCGCCAAGGTGTAATAGAGAGGTGTATCAAAGAGAATGTGGATGAGAGACCTAATATGGTGGAAGTTGCAAAAGCTCTCCTCTTGATCAACACCAACACCCAATAATATTGACAATATAAATACTCTATGCCTTGTGTTATTTTTAGATGAGATTAGATAATGTTGGAGTTCACCAAAGATTCTCTCTCAGTTTCCTACAGCTTATACATGTGTTCTTGACTATTAAtgttttatgaaaaaaaattatttggatCAACCTAAACAACCATACCAGCAACCTCGGATGCAACCTTAGCTCATATGGAACACCAACAACCTCTTATGCAACCACAACAACCTCATATATGCAACCTGAGCTATAGTTACCTCATAAACCTAATGAAATAGTATATGTTTCTTTTAACTTGTTCTGCAACCACTGAAACTCCTAAGCAACCCTTAATTCTCAT contains the following coding sequences:
- the LOC133791459 gene encoding E3 ubiquitin-protein ligase ATL6-like, with translation MMTNSNFRLSKREMKAILFVLLLLLAALSYNGAQSPGNPQNNTNGYNPWGLPTAYNIAYAMFGLLAIMFLGLFFAYCCCGCRCGGGGLDAAVLETFPTLEYSEAMRLQIGRGEELNCGVCLFEFKDHEMLRFIPNCNHVFHAHCIDKWLKSHTDCPLCRVDLVHGANVPLHRPEFPNETEMESQSNAAAVEPTVQERAQEQLPALVPATVSDDSIRSRISGFRSRMTQRFLRRSQSTGYSFFRAGENTERFTLRLSAEVRNNILNRQLERTSSQVVLPRESSSRHVDRGGGEGTSRSGPTTSSNS